One region of Glycine max cultivar Williams 82 chromosome 9, Glycine_max_v4.0, whole genome shotgun sequence genomic DNA includes:
- the LOC100803769 gene encoding FIP1[V]-like protein isoform X3, translating into MEDDDEFGDLYTDVLRPFASSSPSSSSAQQLHQLSPAPPSLDLNLNPNPDAAQIPCDAPHTYSPAPTNPLPEPDPREPPPESPKIPDAEPLPDSNLVAAVVAGVDPMDREVKFDIEEDDDDGGCGGDVVGETVIPGLSGEAAAAVPPEGEGDDWDSDSEDDLKIVLNENNHMAMERGGVADGDEEEEDGDEELVIVAGGDLNQGVEEPEWGENAALAAGDGDRKDAAGELAKVGGAAVPPKIGYSNHGYHPFHSPFKYQYVRPGAALMPGAAASAPGGPPGQIRPLANMAGRGRGEWRPPGIKGGAAMQKGFHAGPGLPGWGSSAAGRGFGGGLEFTLPSHKTIFDVEIENFEEKPWKYPNVDISDFFNFGLNEESWKDYCKQLEQLRLESTMQSKIRVYESGRTEQEYDPDLPPELAAATGIHDVPGEHTNSLKSDVGQSDVMKGSGTGRVRPPLPTGRAIQVEGGYGDRLPSIDTRPPRIRDSDAIIEIVLQDTEDDESSAGIAQDPPESGDPHREDFREDHVAGDEIPRLEPKYFDGFPQDYNGRKKEIAGRRMPFINSCAANMPNGDEKLFFPQEEPIEYSGSRGQNRRNYGGNFSSSHDERQMQRRVRGQSPPIIPIQELATDNSQKEESAESMEGRHRSSPAVKDVGESSVEYKDIELEDTETADGSSRLEKEETVDRVDTLEDGVAKRQKVTSQVEPPLPDEVDDDWEDSKAAKSSDNSKARSASSRDNQKRQEGFEEEVVQDPQSAHLGSIRQHPDEIEPGFYKREHDAKQEPERNRMMLKGRERSYPYKDRHPSSAPQLHANTDGFDGQKERDNSEMDWARRDDDLYNRRVRNDEPRKRDRAKVRENERNDKEDSLHSRKQLDNGSYRVLYEKDVGSRDSRHRERDEGLRIRYEAVEDYRGKRRKDEEYLRREHIDKEEVLHGYRENASRRRRERDEVLDPRKRDDLQRARDNPDDQYATRQKDDAWVPRERGDRQRDREEWHRMKQSHEEHLPKREREEGRSSVRSGRGAEHKLSEKEYQSREAMRQNDQLKRRDRIQDESPHHKGRDDASARGNQYTTEERRSRQERSSSRSDRVANFSDNQKVKHREGSRKSKERDVSDLNSLGLSKRSQENQIGPTNEK; encoded by the exons ATGGAAGACGACGACGAGTTCGGAGATTTATACACCGACGTTCTCCGCCCCTTCGCTTCTTCTTCGCCCTCATCATCTTCTGCGCAGCAGCTCCACCAACTTTCCCCTGCGCCCCCCTCTCTCGATCTCAATCTCAATCCCAATCCCGACGCCGCACAGATCCCCTGCGATGcgccccacacttattcccctGCACCAACCAATCCCCTCCCTGAGCCTGACCCACGCGAACCGCCCCCGGAGTCGCCGAAAATTCCGGACGCGGAGCCTCTGCCGGATTCAAACCTCGTCGCCGCCGTCGTAGCGGGCGTTGATCCGATGGACAGGGAGGTGAAATTCGACATCGAGGAGGACGATGACGACGGCGGATGTGGTGGAGACGTCGTCGGAGAGACGGTTATTCCGGGGCTGTCCGGCGAGGCGGCGGCGGCGGTGCCGCCTGAGGGCGAGGGAGATGATTGGGACAGCGACAGTGAGGATGATTTGAAGATAGTGTTGAATGAGAACAATCACATGGCCATGGAGAGAGGAGGGGTGGCGGATGGtgatgaggaggaggaggatggGGATGAGGAGCTTGTGATTGTGGCTGGCGGCGATCTGAATCAGGGCGTGGAGGAGCCGGAGTGGGGCGAGAATGCTGCCCTTGCTGCCGGTGATGGCGATAGGAAGGACGCTGCCGGAGAATTGGCCAAGGTCGGCGGTGCGGCCGTACCACCGAAGATTGGGTATAGCAATCATGGATATCACCCCTTTCATTCGCCTTTCAAG TATCAGTATGTTAGGCCTGGTGCAGCGCTAATGCCTGGAGCTGCTGCTTCTGCTCCAGGAGGGCCTCCTGGTCAAATTCGTCCTCTGGCTAACATGGCTGGTCGAGGCAGAGGGGAATGGAGACCACCTGGAATAAAAGGTGGTGCTGCTATGCAAAAAGGTTTTCATGCAGGTCCTGGATTACCTGGTTGGGGCAGCAGTGCTGCAGGGCGGGGGTTTGGTGGTGGATTGGAATTCACACTTCCTTCTcacaa GACTATATTTGATGTTGAAATTGAGAATTTTGAGGAGAAACCGTGGAAATATCCGAATGTTGATATATCggattttttcaactttggcTTGAATGAGGAGAGCTGGAAAGATTATTGCAAACAGCTg GAGCAACTACGCTTGGAGTCTACTATGCAAAGCAAGATCCGTGTTTATGAGAGTGGTCGAACAGAGCAG GAGTATGATCCAGACTTACCCCCTGAATTAGCTGCAGCTACTGGTATACATGATGTACCTGGTGAACACACAAATTCTCTAAAGTCAGATGTTGGACAAAGCGATGTTATGAAAGGTTCTGGGACTGGACGTGTGCGACCACCACTA CCAACTGGTAGAGCAATACAGGTGGAAGGTGGTTATGGTGACCGGCTTCCTTCCATTGATACCCGCCCTCCCCGAATCCGTGATTCAGATGCAATCATTGAG ATTGTTTTACAGGATACAGAAGATGACGAGTCCTCTGCAGGAATTGCTCAAGATCCACCAGAGAGTGGAGATCCCCATAGAGAGGATTTTAGAGAAGACCATGTAGCTGGGGATGAAATTCCAAGGTTGGAGCCCAAGTATTTTGATGGTTTTCCACAGGATTATAATGGTCGAAAGAAAGAGATTGCAGGAAGAAGAATGCCATTTATAAATTCCTGTGCTGCTAACATGCCTAATGGAGATGAAAAATTGTTCTTCCCACAGGAAGAGCCAATTGAGTACTCTGGCTCAAGGGGCCAAAATCGTAGGAACTATGGTGGCAATTTTAGCTCCTCTCATGACGAAAG GCAGATGCAAAGAAGAGTGCGTGGTCAGTCTCCTCCTATTATTCCTATTCAAGAATTGGCAACTGATAACAGTCAAAAAGAAGAGTCAGCGGAAAGCATGGAAGGTAGACATAGATCATCCCCTGCCGTTAAGGATGTAGGGGAGTCCAGTGTGGAGTACAAAGATATTGAACTTGAGGACACTGAGACAGCTGATGGAAGTTCAAGATTGGAAAAGGAGGAAACAGTAGACAGAGTAGATACCCTTGAGGATGGGGTAGCAAAGAGACAGAAAGTAACATCTCAAGTTGAGCCACCTTTGCCTGATGAAGTTGATGATGATTGGGAGGACTCAAAGGCTGCAAAAAGTAGTGATAACAGCAAAGCAAGATCAGCAAGCAGTAGAGATAACCAGAAGCGGCAAGAGGGTTTTGAGGAAGAAGTAGTTCAGGATCCACAATCAGCACATCTGGGTAGCATCAGACAGCACCCTGATGAAATTGAGCCGGGATTTTATAAAAGAGAGCATGATGCAAAGCAAGAACCTGAAAGAAATCGCATGATGCTTAAAGGCAGAGAGAGATCATACCCTTACAAGGACCGGCATCCTAGCTCAGCTCCTCAGTTACACGCAAATACAGATGGATTTGATGgacaaaaagaaagggacaatTCTGAAATGGATTGGGCACGGAGAGATGATGATCTCTATAACAGAAGGGTTAGAAATGATGAACCTAGAAAGAGGGATAGGGCTAAGGTtcgagaaaatgagagaaacgaCAAAGAAGATAGCCTTCATTCTAGAAAACAGTTGGATAATGGTAGCTACAGGGTTTTGTATGAAAAAGATGTTGGGTCCAGAGATTCAAGACATAGGGAAAGAGACGAGGGCTTGAGGATTAGGTACGAAGCAGTGGAGGATTACCGTGGCAAGAGGAGGAAGGATGAGGAATATCTTAGGAGGGAGCATATTGACAAAGAAGAAGTTCTGCATGGCTACAGGGAAAATGCTAGTCGGCGCAGGCGAGAAAGAGATGAAGTATTGGATCCACGAAAGAGGGATGACCTGCAAAGAGCTAGAGATAACCCTGATGATCAATATGCTACTAGGCAGAAAGATGATGCCTGGGTACCAAGGGAGAGGGGTGATAGGCAGAGAGATAGGGAGGAGTGGCATCGGATGAAACAGTCCCATGAAGAACACCTACCCAAGCGTGAAAGAGAAGAAGGACGAAGTTCTGTAAGAAGTGGACGAGGGGCTGAACATAAACTTTCTGAGAAAGAATACCAATCCAGAGAAGCAATGCGGCAAAATGACCAATTGAAGAGAAGGGATAGAATTCAGGATGAAAGTCCACATCATAAGGGGCGAGATGATGCTTCTGCCCGTGGAAATCAATATACTACTGAGGAAAGGCGATCTAGGCAAGAAAGGTCAAGTAGTCGTAGTGATCGTGTTGCTAATTTTTCAGATAACCAAAAAGTCAAGCATAGAGAAGGCTCAAGGAAAAGCAAAGAACGTGATGTTAGTGACCTTAATAGTTTAGGCCTGTCCAAGAGAAGTCAAGAAAATCAAATTGGTCCAACCAATGAGAAG TAG